A window of Eubacteriaceae bacterium ES3 contains these coding sequences:
- a CDS encoding Hsp70 family protein → MAIYGIDFGYSKACIATLDSNGYPVVIRNLRDGSDELATALFFESADNVVIGSCAKEMIETDGERVIQFVKRDLGQSNTRTYEFDGKTYTPEEISAFILLRLKQMVEEQGESVKDVVVAVPSYFGLEKKVALKNATELAGFNLIGVIAEPTAAGLAYLCNHDQTNQIILVFDLGSVSLDISILQNVNKTENSSWTPSLQILCIDGSDRLGGESWSDRLFDFILQACCDENGLTSDEIDVETRQMIRSRVETIKKKLNIAEFARARINVNGTMTTIDISREEFENLTSDKVAQTMTCVENVLQKASNIEIDTVLLVGGATRMPMIHDLMEKRFPGKVRSFEPEHSVAIGAAIYGQMINDN, encoded by the coding sequence ATGGCTATCTATGGAATTGATTTTGGCTACTCGAAAGCCTGTATAGCAACTTTGGACAGCAACGGATATCCAGTAGTAATCCGTAATCTGAGAGATGGCAGCGATGAACTTGCTACTGCATTATTTTTTGAAAGTGCTGACAATGTTGTTATTGGTAGTTGTGCTAAAGAAATGATAGAAACTGATGGTGAACGTGTTATCCAGTTCGTAAAGCGTGATCTTGGCCAATCTAACACCCGCACGTATGAATTCGATGGAAAGACCTATACTCCTGAAGAAATAAGTGCTTTCATACTTTTAAGATTAAAGCAGATGGTTGAGGAACAGGGAGAATCGGTAAAAGATGTGGTTGTAGCAGTACCTTCCTACTTCGGACTAGAGAAAAAAGTTGCACTCAAAAACGCTACGGAACTTGCTGGATTTAATTTAATTGGCGTAATCGCAGAGCCAACAGCTGCTGGCCTTGCCTACCTGTGCAACCACGACCAAACTAATCAAATTATTCTTGTATTTGATCTTGGAAGTGTTTCGCTTGATATTTCTATCCTGCAAAATGTCAACAAAACTGAAAACAGTAGCTGGACTCCATCACTCCAGATTCTTTGTATCGATGGCAGTGATAGATTAGGTGGTGAAAGCTGGTCAGATAGATTATTTGATTTCATTCTCCAGGCTTGTTGTGATGAAAACGGACTCACTTCAGACGAGATTGATGTCGAGACTCGTCAGATGATCAGAAGCCGTGTTGAGACAATAAAGAAAAAGTTAAATATTGCAGAATTCGCAAGGGCTAGGATTAATGTAAATGGTACAATGACTACTATTGATATTTCAAGAGAGGAATTTGAAAATCTTACTTCAGATAAAGTTGCCCAGACAATGACTTGTGTTGAAAATGTGCTCCAGAAAGCTAGCAACATTGAAATTGACACAGTCCTTTTAGTGGGAGGAGCTACCAGAATGCCCATGATTCATGATTTAATGGAAAAACGTTTCCCAGGAAAGGTTCGGTCATTTGAGCCTGAACATTCTGTGGCAATTGGTGCTGCAATATATGGACAAATGATAAACGATAACTAA
- a CDS encoding Hsp70 family protein — protein sequence MSTYGIDLGTTYSCIATLDRNGNSEVVRNQADASDTLASAVFFESADNVVIGNSAKDMVETDGKRVVQFVKREIGKPNALTYEFDGKTYTPVEISVLILGRLKQMVEEQGGSVDDVVITCPAYFGLEERNATKKAGELAGMNVLNLINEPTAAALSYCARQFQEERTILVYDLGGGTFDVTIVKMSLVMNSDGNEVQKVTVIKTGGNDKLGGKDWDDNLFDHILQACCDENGLTPDEIDIETRQLIRSRVETTKKKLSNAETAKVKINVNGAMTTIIISREEFENLTSDKVAQTMTYVEDTLQKAGNIEIDAVLLVGGSTFMPMIRNAVEARFPGKVQIEDPDRAVAKGAAICASMIVEEAEGDVPVSVPMSGGTTTEGGTGSEQTEIKVSHAGSGLSTFFVVEDQTPRSFGPGVLNETGDYIIDNIIQMGEIMPATAVKTYYTAADNMVDIVLRAFENMSQDDSLTPCVDNMGEPQQTDPTHNVKLLGELEMLLPPNTKKGSPIEVTFQVDAVGVYVKAVNLSTGEIVETSLRMESDVDAATSAVNQMSISAE from the coding sequence ATGAGTACTTATGGTATTGATTTAGGAACAACTTACTCTTGTATTGCAACTTTAGATCGTAATGGCAATTCTGAAGTTGTTAGAAACCAAGCAGATGCAAGTGACACCCTTGCATCCGCAGTATTTTTTGAGAGTGCAGATAATGTTGTAATCGGTAATAGTGCGAAAGATATGGTTGAAACTGATGGAAAAAGAGTTGTTCAGTTTGTAAAGCGTGAGATTGGTAAGCCTAATGCTCTTACATATGAATTTGATGGTAAAACATACACTCCTGTTGAAATCAGTGTTCTTATTCTTGGCCGTCTGAAACAGATGGTTGAGGAACAGGGAGGTTCGGTAGATGATGTTGTTATTACCTGTCCTGCATATTTTGGCCTTGAAGAACGTAACGCAACTAAGAAGGCCGGAGAACTTGCGGGAATGAATGTTCTGAATTTGATTAATGAACCTACAGCAGCAGCTCTCAGTTATTGTGCACGCCAGTTCCAGGAAGAACGTACTATTTTGGTTTACGACCTTGGTGGTGGTACATTCGATGTTACTATCGTGAAAATGTCGCTGGTAATGAACTCTGATGGCAATGAAGTTCAGAAGGTTACTGTTATCAAAACTGGTGGTAACGATAAACTTGGCGGTAAGGATTGGGATGACAATCTGTTTGATCACATTCTACAGGCATGTTGTGATGAAAATGGTCTTACTCCGGATGAGATTGATATTGAGACCCGTCAGCTTATTAGAAGTCGAGTTGAAACAACCAAGAAAAAGTTGAGCAATGCAGAAACTGCTAAAGTCAAGATTAATGTTAATGGCGCAATGACAACGATTATCATTTCACGTGAAGAGTTTGAGAATCTGACATCGGATAAGGTTGCGCAGACTATGACTTATGTTGAGGACACTCTTCAGAAAGCTGGAAATATTGAGATTGATGCGGTACTGCTTGTTGGTGGCTCAACATTTATGCCAATGATTCGTAATGCGGTCGAAGCAAGATTTCCTGGCAAAGTACAGATTGAAGATCCTGATCGTGCTGTTGCAAAAGGTGCTGCAATTTGTGCAAGTATGATAGTTGAAGAAGCAGAAGGTGACGTACCTGTGTCCGTACCCATGAGTGGCGGTACAACTACCGAAGGTGGAACAGGCTCTGAGCAGACAGAAATAAAAGTTTCCCATGCTGGAAGTGGACTTTCCACATTCTTCGTTGTTGAGGATCAGACCCCTCGTTCTTTTGGACCTGGTGTTTTGAATGAAACAGGAGACTATATTATTGACAATATTATTCAGATGGGCGAAATCATGCCTGCAACGGCTGTAAAGACTTACTATACAGCAGCTGATAACATGGTTGACATCGTGCTCCGTGCGTTTGAAAATATGTCTCAGGATGACAGCCTTACTCCTTGTGTTGACAATATGGGCGAGCCTCAGCAGACTGATCCGACTCATAACGTTAAACTTCTGGGCGAGCTTGAAATGCTGTTGCCTCCTAATACAAAGAAAGGTTCCCCGATTGAAGTGACTTTTCAGGTAGATGCAGTTGGTGTTTATGTGAAAGCAGTCAACCTTTCTACAGGTGAAATTGTTGAAACGTCACTTAGAATGGAATCCGATGTTGATGCAGCTACCAGCGCAGTTAATCAGATGAGTATCTCTGCTGAATAA